The window AGTACGATAGTCAGCTCTTTCGCGCGGTCGTTGCGGTAGTTGAAGAAAATGATTACGTCACCTTCGCTGATTTTAGCCACAGGGTTTCCGTTAGCATCCACTTTCACTACAGCTTTGATAAACTCGTCGGTGATACCTGCATCGTAAGAAGCCTGAACCGAAGCAACCATATCGGTAGTAGGAGTACCCACACCGTTAACCATTGCATCGTATGATTCTTTCACGCGCTCCCAACGTTTGTCACGGTCCATCGCATAATAACGACCGATCATCGTTGCGATTTGGCCTGTGGTTTTAGCCATCTGGTTTTCGAGCGCTTCGATAAAGCCTTTACCGCTGCGTGGGTCTGTGTCGCGACCATCCATGAAAGCGTGAACGAAAGATTTTTCGATGCCGTACTCTTTAGAGATTTCCAACAACTTGAAAAGGTGATCCAAAGAAGAGTGTACGCCACCGTCAGATACAAGACCCATGAAGTGAACCTGTTTGCCGCTCTCTTTAGCGTATGTAAATGCTTTAACGATTTCCGGATTTTTCAGGATAGAGTTGTCGCGGCAAGCGATATTGATTTTCACCAAATCCTGATAAACGATGCGACCTGCACCGATATTTAAGTGACCTACTTCAGAGTTACCCATCTGTCCGTCAGGCAAACCGACGTTTTCGCCTGAAGCTTGCAACTGAGAGTTAGGGTAAGTAGAAACGAGATAATCCCAGTAAGGGGTAGGGGTGTTATAGATTACGTCTGCTTTCGAGTGATTGCCGATTCCCCAACCATCGAGGATCAGTAAGAGCGCTTTTTTTGCCATGATTAAAGTTGATGTTTATTTGTTTGTTATTCTATTACTTGAATCAATTCTTTACCGGTAGAATATTTAAAAACAATCTTCCCTTCAAATTGCTCGCAAAGGTAAGAAATTTATTGCTTAATTGATTATAAGAGAAGAGAAAGAAGGTGGAGGGGAGGTGCCTGCGTACTCATCTGTCTGTTTTTTTATTTCCAAGAGATTTGCAATAAATGGATTATTCCTTTTCTATAATAGTTGATTGCAAATATTCATATATATTTGCCGGGCATTGATTGAAATGTGAAAAATGTAACCAATCAATGAGGTGTATTTGCTGTACGTCCATGGAAAAAAAGAGATAGGAGATTCTTTATACCGCATTTTATTTCTAACCACAATTGAAAATAAGAAAACAAAATCATGAAACATCTGATGTTAATGTTTTGCTCCGGGCTTCTACTGCTGGCATCTTGCGATGAAGGAGGAGGTGAAGTAAAAGATTTAGACAAAACTCACTCTGTAGAGGTGAAATTAAGTACCAAAAAGCTTGATGATCAAAATACTTTGTTGATTACCAGCGAAAATGTCTATAAGGACAATCGCATTATCAAGACTATAACCCGTGTGGATACTGTCCCTTCATTATCAGACTCGCTGCAATATATGACGGATGATGACGGGAATCAAAGAGCAGAGTTTATTCCAAAAGAATACGAGTTTTTTGTCACTGTTAAATAAGAAGAGATGAAAAAAAGCTCAATAATAGAATTAGTATTGGTGGCAGGCATTACTTCATCCTGTAATCACCAGAAAGCAGAGCCTGCAAAGCGCTTATTTGTGCGTGGAGATAGTACCAGTCAATACACCGCTTCACAACGTGGGCATACCGGACATTATGTTCATTTCTATCCTTATGGTTATTTTGGTGGAAGCGGATATAGTCATGCCGGATACGAATCCGGAAGTATTTCAGGGAAAGCAACCAGCGGAAGTGTATCCCGTGGTGGATTCGGATATTCCGGTTTCAGGGTAGGAAGTTAATACGATGATATGAGACGAATAAAATGTAAGACCCGCGACGACTGGAAAAAACGTGTGGAGGAGATTGGTTTTGGATTTCACTCCATGGGGGATGTCTATTGGGACGAAACCGCCTACTATTCCTTTAATATGTCGCAGGTAGAGGTGTTGGAACAGGCTACGCAGGAGCTCTTCGATCGTTGTCTGGATGCCGTGCAGCACGTGATTGATCACAAGCTCTACTCTTTGTTTCATATTCCCGAACAGTACATTCCGCTAATCGAGCAGTCGTGGAACGATGATCTGCCATCCATATACGGACGCTTTGATTTCGCTTACGATGGCGTAAATCCTCCGAAAATGCTGGAGTTTAATGCGGATACGCCCACTTCGTTGTTTGAAGCATCAGTAGTGCAGTGGTTTTGGCTCGAAGATATACAGCGCGGAGCCGATCAGTTCAATTCCATTCACGAAAAACTCATAGCGTACTGGAAATACCTCAAGGATTATCTTCACAAAGGCCCGTTATATTTCTGTTGTCTGAAGGATAATGAAGAAGACCTCACTACCGTGGAGTATCTGCGGGATTGCGCCATTCAGGCGGGACTGGAAACGGAGTTTATTTACCTGGAGGATATCGGTTGGGACTCGGAAACACAAAGTTTTGTTGATATGGAATGTCGCCCTATTCCTAATCTTTTTAAACTCTACCCGTGGGAATGGTTGATCAACGAGGAATTTGGAAAACACATCCTTACATCGGCGACCAAAACAATCTGGATAGAACCGGCCTGGAAAATATTGCTTTCGAGCAAGGCTATTTTACCGATCCTGTGGAAATTGTTTCCCGATCATCCCAATCTCTTACCGGCATACTTCGAATCAACACCGTTCAAATACGATTTCGTAAAGAAGCCGATCTATTCCAGAGAGGGAGAGAACGTTACCATCGTGAAGATGCAGCAGGTACTGGCGCAGACTTATGGTAATTATGGTGAAGAGGGATATATATTCCAGCAATACAATCCGTTGCCGGAGTTTGAATACAATTATACGGTGGTTGGTTCCTGGGTAATCGGTTGCGAGCCCGCCGGGGTAGGTATCCGGGAAAGTAAATCCCTGATTACCGATAATCTGAGCCGTTTTGTGCCGCATATTATATCTTAAACATCTTTTCCTATACCTAAAATGATGATTATGTATGAGGTCATACCTGTACATAGTCATCATTGCTTTTTTATACTTTCTTCTTCCCCGATATAACCTGCCTCCGGCTTCTTTCATCAATTCAAATATTCGGATATTCGCCTTGCCTGCTTTTAGAAGCACATGTCTGAACTTTTCAAAATAGGGATTTGTTCTGAAAGAGAACCTCAAAAAAATAACACTATGAAGAAAAGACTCATTGCACTGTTTTCATTATCAATGTTTTTGTTGGTGTTGAATCCCATTCGGGTGATGGCACATTGCGAAATTCCCTGCGGTATTTACAATGATAAAATGCGTATTGACATGATTAGGGAGGACATTTCCACCATCGAAAAGAGCATGAACCAAATCGTGGAGCTATCAAAAGCCACTCCGCTGAATTACAACCAAATTGTCCGTTGGGTAAATAATAAGGATGAGCATGCGAATAAGATACAGGAAGTGGCGACGCAGTATTTCATGACTCAGCGTATAGCTTTGACCGATGATCCCACACTGCAAAAGAAGAATGCCGAAATGCTCCGGTTGTTACACCAACTCTGCGTGTATGCTATGAAAGCCAAACAGACCACTGATCTTGGTTTTGTGGAGAAGATGAAAGCGGTCACGGAGGATTTTGCCAAGTTATATCTGGGCGAGAATTATGACCATGACCATAAATGAGGGTCTAATTAGAATAACGTCCTTTTTGAAATAGTAACAACTATAATTGTTAGGACAAAAAAGCCGCAACGGGTAAGTAACTTTACGCGTTGCGGCTTTTTTGATAATGGTGAAATCTACCACGTCTTTAGCTGATTGGTTTTAAATATCCATTCCGGGGTTTCCAAATCACCGGAAATGTCGGCACTATACCACGGACTTAGTTGGGCATTGTCCGGGTTCTTCAATATTTGGGTCTCTTGTGCAGGCATATAACTCTGTGCCAGCATAAATATCTTCTCTCCTGTCTTATTTTCTGCCATATCTACCACAATTACCGCATGACCGGGAGAACCTCCTTTGATAAACACATCCCCAATCTTTATTTCCCTAATGCTTTTACTGTGGAGGCTTTTTGATAAAGATAATGTTCCTGCATACATGAACACGAAGTCAAGGTATTTGCGGAACTCTTTATAGGTATTTGACGGTTGAGCCGTTTTTTGCCAGGAGGTCTTATTTCCGGTTACTTTTACACGATAGCCTTTCATCCAATGGGGATAATCAACCTCAAAACCATTTGTCAATGTAAACGATATCTCATCGAAACGCTTTTGTTGAAATAGATACTCACCTCTTAAGCGAATGACTGCATCAGCACATTGTTGTAAATCCTGATGACCGATATTCATATCAACGACCGCATCATATACCTCGTTCTCTTTGATCGCCCCGTTGTAATAGCAAACTTTTGCTCCGAAAGGTTTTAAAGGTAAATGACGAAGATAATCAGCAAAGGAGTTATCTTTTACCGGTACTCGCGCAAATCCTTTGGGTAACTGGAACCGGGTGTTCAACTGGCATCCGTCTTTATTGATTCTCGAATTCTCCTTTTGTTTTGTAGATTGAGCACAGCAAATGAGAGTCAATAATGAAAAATATAGGAGTCTGAAGGGATACTTCATTAAGTTAGCTGGTTATATAATAGATAATTGTCTTTCAAATGGAGATTTCCATCATTAGATTGATTTTCTGCTGGCTATTTATTATACCTGACAGGTTTTCAAAACCTGTCAAGTATATAGTGATAAGAGATAATCTATTTCAGAATCTGCGGCTTATTACTTTATAAATCCAAAAAGCGGATTCATATTGTGCGCATATGATTCAATGCTGGCGCTCCTTAGATTATCTGGGAAGAATCTCCATTTTAAATCACTGGTGATGTTGCTGGTAAGGCTTGTTTCAGTTTTAACACTACCGGTTGCAGATTGATTATAATAAACTCTTTTCATAACTAATTCATTCCATCCTTTTTTTAGGATAAAATCATAATTAGCAGTATAAGTCTCGCTATATGCTTTGCCTTCATTGTATGAGTGGATCTCTTTTCCTGATACTTTTAATTCCCGATCAGAATAAACAAATACAGACATAGAAGCACCAGTCGAATCCTCTTTTTCAAATGAATTGTAGTTTGTTTTTAGGATTTCTCCGCAAGTTACTCCGTTTCTAGACGCATAAAATTCCATTGAGTATTTACTTACATAGGTGTTTGTATCACTAATAGAGCCGGTAAAATCTTCATCAAACATATCATAGAACCGAACAAGGCCAGATGATGCTGGTGTTATCGTCGTTTTTATTGAAAAACTTCCATCTGAAGCAATAGTTTCGTATCCGAAATGCGTTGTGTCTTTATTGCCCAGTTTTAGATAAGCTAATACACTATCTACACTTCCACTGATAAAGGAATCAATCTTTCCGCTCAAAAGATTATTGGATAAACTACTGTTTGTATTTGAACTTGCAGAAGGTTCATTCTTTTCACAACTAACAATCGTTACGCTTAATACAAATAATAACACAAAGAATTTTAGTAAATGTTTTATATTGAATTGGTTGTAATTGTCTACTCGTGGGCTTTTCGGCTTTCGCTCCCTGTCTTTTGTGATTTCCGGGTATTTTGAATTGATTGTATTAATTTTCACACAGCTAAGGTAGTGGTAAAATGAATATAAAATGATATTTGTGTTAATTATATGTGAGGAAGATAAACTCAAAATAATGAGCGACTCTTCTTTGCAATTATGTTTAGTGAAACCAAAACAAACTCAATTGTATTCCCTAAGTTTGATATTTATCCAAACGGGATACGATAGGAATCTAATTTATTTATAATTTTGAAGAATCACACAGAATAGAAAATCAGGTAGAATACATGAAAAACAAGAAAGACTGGTATCAACGCTTATGGAATATTGTTGAAAATCACATTATTCCGATCTATAAGCGTCACAGGATGTCAGGCGAGATCAATGCGAACGCTATGATCCGCCGTCGTTTTTTTGTCCCGATAGCAGCTCTGGTGGGTATTGTGATTATCGGTTTCTTCGGCTACATCATCATCGAAGGTTATTCCCCGCTCGATTCTCTGTATATGATGGTGATCACATTTGCCACCATCGGCTATGGCGAAGTGCATCCGTTGTCCGATCAGGGGCGGATATTTACCATATTACTGATCGTATCGGGTTTTACAGTGGGCTTATACGCCTTGGGGCGGTTGTCTGCTTTTTTCATGGAAGGAGAATTATTAAATGTTTTAAAGCTAAAGAGAATGGACAAGGCACTGGCAAATCTCAAAGATCATTACATCATTTGCGGTTACGGTAAAACGGGAAAAAAAGTAATGGATGACCTTTTGCATAAAGGCCAGAAAGTCGTTTTGATCGAAAGCAACGCAGAACGGAATGAAAAACTAAAAGAAGTTTTTCACGAAAACCTCCTGCATATCGATGGCGATGCCACCAACGATGAAATATTGGTACATGCCGGCATCGAGCGGGCAAAAATCCTGATCTCTGTACTGAATACCGATGCGGAAAACCTTTTCGTAACGCTCAGCGCCAAGGATTTAAACCCCATCATCAAAGTAATTACCCGTGTGGAGGATGCCAGTTCCACCCCGAAATTTAAAAAGGCGGGTGCTGACTTTATCATCTCACAGATTGAACTTGCATCGGAGCGCATTGTCTCTATCGCCACCACTACGACAGATTTCTTCAGTTTTGTGGAGTTTGCCGATAATAAAGAAGAGATGCGTGGATATAAATTTAAGCTGGTAGAGATACATGAAGGAAGTGACCTGATCGGTAAGACCTATCGCGAGGCCAACATCCCTTCCCGCACCAACCTCGTCGTGATTGGCTCCTATACATCTTCGGAAAATCTTCAGGTAAACCCCAAAGCCAACGACGTCATTCACCTGGGTGACCGCTTACTGGTCTTTGGTAAGGATGAACAGATACATCTGTTGTCTTCACTTGCGAAAGCGTGAGAGGCATAACATAAAACAAATAACCCGACTCAATTCCTATTTTGAATAAGTCGGGTTATTTGTTTGTAAGCAAGTAATTCATGTTTTTACCGAGAATAGACAATCCGGTAAGCGGTATAAAACCGCTGCCCGGTGTGGAGCGCCAGCGATCAGCGGCTTCAGGCCGCTTGACGCGTTATAAATACATCCTATAAACACATATAATCCGGGAAAATACTTATCAGCACTTTCCCGCAAAGCATAAATATCGGACTCAAATCCTACACCATCTCTATCTCCTCCCCATCGGGTAGGGCGGAAGGGGTCTCTTTTCTTTCC of the Parabacteroides sp. FAFU027 genome contains:
- the gpmI gene encoding 2,3-bisphosphoglycerate-independent phosphoglycerate mutase, which encodes MAKKALLLILDGWGIGNHSKADVIYNTPTPYWDYLVSTYPNSQLQASGENVGLPDGQMGNSEVGHLNIGAGRIVYQDLVKINIACRDNSILKNPEIVKAFTYAKESGKQVHFMGLVSDGGVHSSLDHLFKLLEISKEYGIEKSFVHAFMDGRDTDPRSGKGFIEALENQMAKTTGQIATMIGRYYAMDRDKRWERVKESYDAMVNGVGTPTTDMVASVQASYDAGITDEFIKAVVKVDANGNPVAKISEGDVIIFFNYRNDRAKELTIVLTQQDMPEHGMKTIPLHYCTMTPYDAKFQGMHILFDKDNVQNTLGEYVSSLGMKQLRIAETEKYAHVTFFFSGGREAEFEGEERILVSSPKVATYDLKPEMSAYEVKENLVKAIGEQKYDFIACNYANGDMVGHTGIYEAIEKAIVAVDNCVKDTVEAAKANGYEVIIIADHGNADNAVNNDGSANTAHSLNPVPFVYVTENTAAKVENGILADVAPSICKILGVDVPAEMTGKSLI
- a CDS encoding glutathionylspermidine synthase family protein, with the translated sequence MRRIKCKTRDDWKKRVEEIGFGFHSMGDVYWDETAYYSFNMSQVEVLEQATQELFDRCLDAVQHVIDHKLYSLFHIPEQYIPLIEQSWNDDLPSIYGRFDFAYDGVNPPKMLEFNADTPTSLFEASVVQWFWLEDIQRGADQFNSIHEKLIAYWKYLKDYLHKGPLYFCCLKDNEEDLTTVEYLRDCAIQAGLETEFIYLEDIGWDSETQSFVDMECRPIPNLFKLYPWEWLINEEFGKHILTSATKTIWIEPAWKILLSSKAILPILWKLFPDHPNLLPAYFESTPFKYDFVKKPIYSREGENVTIVKMQQVLAQTYGNYGEEGYIFQQYNPLPEFEYNYTVVGSWVIGCEPAGVGIRESKSLITDNLSRFVPHIIS
- a CDS encoding superoxide dismutase, Ni; translation: MKKRLIALFSLSMFLLVLNPIRVMAHCEIPCGIYNDKMRIDMIREDISTIEKSMNQIVELSKATPLNYNQIVRWVNNKDEHANKIQEVATQYFMTQRIALTDDPTLQKKNAEMLRLLHQLCVYAMKAKQTTDLGFVEKMKAVTEDFAKLYLGENYDHDHK
- a CDS encoding DUF4846 domain-containing protein codes for the protein MKYPFRLLYFSLLTLICCAQSTKQKENSRINKDGCQLNTRFQLPKGFARVPVKDNSFADYLRHLPLKPFGAKVCYYNGAIKENEVYDAVVDMNIGHQDLQQCADAVIRLRGEYLFQQKRFDEISFTLTNGFEVDYPHWMKGYRVKVTGNKTSWQKTAQPSNTYKEFRKYLDFVFMYAGTLSLSKSLHSKSIREIKIGDVFIKGGSPGHAVIVVDMAENKTGEKIFMLAQSYMPAQETQILKNPDNAQLSPWYSADISGDLETPEWIFKTNQLKTW
- a CDS encoding potassium channel family protein, whose amino-acid sequence is MKNKKDWYQRLWNIVENHIIPIYKRHRMSGEINANAMIRRRFFVPIAALVGIVIIGFFGYIIIEGYSPLDSLYMMVITFATIGYGEVHPLSDQGRIFTILLIVSGFTVGLYALGRLSAFFMEGELLNVLKLKRMDKALANLKDHYIICGYGKTGKKVMDDLLHKGQKVVLIESNAERNEKLKEVFHENLLHIDGDATNDEILVHAGIERAKILISVLNTDAENLFVTLSAKDLNPIIKVITRVEDASSTPKFKKAGADFIISQIELASERIVSIATTTTDFFSFVEFADNKEEMRGYKFKLVEIHEGSDLIGKTYREANIPSRTNLVVIGSYTSSENLQVNPKANDVIHLGDRLLVFGKDEQIHLLSSLAKA